A window of Eubacteriaceae bacterium ES3 contains these coding sequences:
- a CDS encoding class I SAM-dependent methyltransferase has translation MYQEFSQVYDELMKEINYSEWTDYLKRIFYNSKNEINEVLEFGCGSGNITLKLAESGYQMTAIDISEDMLTVADEKANQKGINNISFYLGDMTNFMLDYQYDAVIACCDTVNYLKDMDEIQSFLICSRDCLKEEGLLMFDINTSTKYKKVIKDNTFIYNLDDVYCVWENEPDSDNNCVHFNLTFFAKNSDGTYNRYEENQTQYYFSLEDIHHCLLNLGYKNIKYFNFGTFLQGSNDADRVQIVAEKK, from the coding sequence ATGTATCAGGAATTTTCACAAGTTTACGATGAGTTGATGAAAGAAATAAATTATTCTGAATGGACAGATTATTTAAAACGTATTTTTTATAATAGTAAAAATGAAATAAATGAAGTACTGGAATTTGGATGTGGTTCAGGTAATATTACTCTAAAATTGGCGGAAAGCGGTTATCAGATGACAGCAATTGATATATCAGAAGATATGCTGACAGTTGCTGATGAAAAAGCTAATCAAAAGGGTATCAATAATATTTCATTCTATCTTGGAGATATGACAAATTTCATGCTTGACTATCAGTATGACGCTGTTATTGCTTGTTGTGACACAGTCAATTATTTAAAGGATATGGATGAGATACAGAGTTTTCTTATATGCAGTAGAGATTGTCTCAAAGAAGAGGGGTTACTCATGTTTGACATTAATACCTCCACCAAATACAAAAAAGTCATTAAGGATAACACTTTTATTTATAATTTAGATGATGTTTATTGTGTATGGGAAAATGAACCAGACTCAGATAACAACTGTGTTCATTTCAACTTGACATTTTTTGCGAAAAATTCTGACGGAACCTATAATCGTTATGAAGAAAATCAGACCCAATACTATTTTTCGCTGGAAGATATTCATCATTGCCTCCTTAACCTTGGGTATAAAAATATCAAATATTTTAACTTTGGAACTTTTCTTCAAGGGAGTAATGATGCCGATCGAGTCCAGATAGTCGCGGAAAAAAAATAA
- a CDS encoding amidohydrolase, with amino-acid sequence MLKEALNAYLSEAITVRRDLHQIPEEGFSLFKTRDYILKYLKNLGLSPEIICESGVIVYIKGNSDEENAIAFRADMDALCIDEENEKDYCSKHPGMMHACGHDGHMTMNLLLAKYLVDNSGSIQRSVLLIFQPAEEGPGGAKPMIEAGILEKYPVKAIFGYHLFPFIKEGVLGTRPGPMMAMNSEFFIRVHGVSGHGAEPHLAKDVMIAGGQLIMAMQSIVSRDVDPKKSAVITIGMISGGTRINVIADELKLCGTIRSFNSTIHAMMHKRITEMVRGCELTSGCRFDLEFVDMYPEVYNDETLFEIFKEVNKPEKTKVIEKMMLSEDFSFYQKEIPGLFIGIGSGNSKKGFDKNLHTKEFNFDEKVLLTGLSSSIRFVEYKNLY; translated from the coding sequence ATGTTAAAGGAAGCACTTAACGCTTATTTGAGCGAAGCAATAACTGTCCGAAGAGACTTGCATCAGATACCTGAAGAAGGATTTTCTCTTTTTAAGACCAGAGACTATATTTTAAAATATCTGAAAAACCTGGGCTTGTCGCCGGAAATCATCTGTGAATCAGGGGTAATTGTTTATATTAAAGGAAACAGCGATGAAGAAAATGCCATTGCTTTTCGTGCGGATATGGATGCACTGTGTATTGATGAAGAAAATGAAAAAGACTATTGTTCAAAACATCCGGGAATGATGCACGCCTGTGGTCACGATGGACATATGACTATGAATCTATTACTGGCAAAATATTTAGTTGATAATAGTGGAAGTATTCAGAGAAGTGTACTGCTGATCTTCCAGCCTGCGGAAGAGGGACCGGGAGGGGCAAAGCCGATGATTGAAGCTGGGATTCTTGAAAAGTATCCTGTAAAAGCGATTTTTGGATATCATCTGTTTCCCTTTATAAAAGAAGGCGTTTTAGGCACCCGACCAGGACCAATGATGGCGATGAACAGTGAATTTTTTATTCGAGTTCATGGTGTTAGTGGTCACGGTGCTGAACCACACCTGGCCAAAGATGTTATGATTGCCGGTGGGCAACTGATTATGGCTATGCAAAGTATTGTAAGTCGAGATGTCGATCCTAAAAAAAGTGCCGTGATTACTATTGGTATGATATCAGGAGGAACTAGAATCAACGTGATTGCGGATGAATTGAAACTATGCGGAACGATTAGGTCATTTAATTCTACAATTCATGCGATGATGCATAAAAGGATTACTGAGATGGTACGAGGCTGCGAGCTTACTAGCGGCTGCAGATTTGATCTTGAGTTTGTAGATATGTATCCGGAAGTATACAATGACGAGACGTTATTTGAAATTTTTAAAGAAGTTAATAAACCAGAAAAAACAAAAGTGATTGAAAAAATGATGTTGTCAGAGGATTTTTCTTTTTATCAGAAAGAAATTCCAGGCCTTTTCATTGGGATTGGTAGCGGAAATTCTAAAAAAGGTTTTGATAAAAATCTGCATACTAAAGAATTTAATTTTGATGAAAAAGTTTTGCTGACAGGCTTATCTTCTTCAATCCGTTTTGTTGAGTATAAAAATCTATATTAG